A genomic stretch from Bacteroidota bacterium includes:
- a CDS encoding histidinol-phosphate transaminase, which yields MIYIPEYVKALQPYKAGKPICELQREKGLSRIIKLASNENPLGPSPKAMEAIRAAVTDIHRYPDPAAWELVQAISRKYNIQPQHIVCGHGTDALLGYAIGAFSEPGDELLTCEGTFIGIYVSTKKQGRILRTVPLKDYGFDLDGIIKAITPKTRIIFIANPNNPTGTMIGKKEFESFMERVPSDVLVILDEAYYTYAGIFPDYPQGVSYWYDNMVVTRTLSKAYGLGGLRVGFAVGPDHVIEAIFKVRYTFEPHHLAQVAATAALDDDEFLERTVRTNTASLARMKARFEALGIEQVRTAANFILALMPSQQFAADFYLRCLDQGLILRHVASYGVPNGIRINSGTEEETTIALDIIEQVWRELNAENGRTIPAISKKEMSL from the coding sequence CATCATCAAGCTGGCTTCCAACGAAAACCCGCTCGGCCCGTCGCCCAAAGCGATGGAGGCGATCCGCGCCGCCGTAACCGACATCCATCGCTACCCCGATCCGGCGGCGTGGGAACTGGTGCAGGCGATCAGCCGCAAGTATAACATCCAACCGCAGCATATCGTGTGCGGCCACGGTACCGATGCCCTGCTCGGCTATGCTATCGGCGCCTTTTCCGAACCGGGCGACGAGCTCCTCACCTGCGAGGGGACCTTTATCGGGATTTATGTCAGCACCAAAAAGCAGGGGCGTATTTTACGCACCGTGCCGCTGAAAGACTACGGGTTTGATCTTGACGGCATCATCAAGGCGATCACGCCCAAGACCCGCATCATCTTTATCGCAAATCCGAACAATCCGACCGGCACGATGATCGGGAAGAAGGAGTTCGAGAGCTTTATGGAGCGGGTGCCGTCCGATGTTCTTGTTATTCTCGATGAAGCCTATTACACCTACGCCGGCATTTTTCCCGACTACCCCCAGGGCGTGTCGTACTGGTATGACAATATGGTCGTCACCCGCACGCTGTCGAAGGCCTACGGTCTCGGCGGACTGCGGGTCGGATTCGCGGTCGGCCCCGATCACGTTATCGAAGCCATTTTCAAAGTGCGTTACACGTTCGAACCGCATCATCTGGCGCAGGTGGCCGCCACGGCCGCGCTCGATGACGATGAATTCCTCGAACGTACGGTCAGGACTAACACCGCCTCGCTGGCCCGCATGAAGGCGCGTTTCGAGGCACTCGGCATAGAACAGGTAAGGACGGCGGCCAATTTCATTCTCGCACTCATGCCGTCGCAACAATTTGCCGCCGATTTCTATCTTCGTTGTCTCGATCAGGGTCTGATTCTCCGCCATGTTGCGTCCTATGGCGTGCCCAACGGCATCCGGATCAACTCCGGCACCGAGGAAGAAACGACTATCGCTCTCGACATTATCGAACAGGTCTGGCGCGAGCTGAACGCCGAAAACGGCCGCACGATTCCGGCCATTTCGAAAAAGGAAATGTCTCTATGA